Proteins from one Halovivax limisalsi genomic window:
- a CDS encoding alpha/beta hydrolase, whose product MCAMDVTLEVGDERYPGRLNVPNEETDRGVLLVPGAGHGPFGDVFLRFSRTAAEAGYHVARFETWPFPADLEEKTDAEFEAELEAAVDFLRDRGCETIAVVAKSFGGRIALQHLPDTVDRLVLWAPAVLAGEHDDEPSISEAELAAITIPVRLLQGDEDRGLSVEDAAQIVEGLPRGELVELPGEDHSFRRDHERVIEETMAFLPD is encoded by the coding sequence ATGTGTGCGATGGACGTGACACTCGAGGTCGGCGACGAGCGGTATCCGGGTCGATTGAACGTCCCGAACGAGGAGACCGATCGCGGGGTCCTGCTGGTCCCGGGCGCCGGTCACGGCCCGTTCGGCGACGTGTTCCTCCGCTTTTCTCGGACGGCCGCGGAGGCGGGGTACCATGTCGCTCGCTTCGAGACGTGGCCGTTCCCGGCCGATCTGGAGGAAAAGACCGACGCCGAGTTCGAGGCGGAACTCGAGGCGGCGGTCGATTTCCTCCGGGATCGAGGCTGCGAGACGATCGCGGTGGTCGCGAAGAGCTTCGGCGGCCGGATCGCGCTCCAGCACCTCCCAGATACCGTGGATCGGCTCGTCCTGTGGGCGCCGGCGGTTCTGGCGGGCGAGCACGACGACGAGCCGTCCATCTCGGAAGCCGAACTCGCCGCGATCACGATCCCGGTACGACTCCTCCAGGGCGACGAGGATAGAGGCCTCTCGGTCGAGGATGCGGCACAGATCGTCGAGGGACTCCCGCGGGGGGAACTGGTCGAACTACCCGGTGAAGACCACTCCTTCCGCCGCGACCACGAGCGCGTGATCGAGGAGACGATGGCGTTCTTGCCCGACTGA
- a CDS encoding CPBP family intramembrane glutamic endopeptidase, whose protein sequence is MASHQSGSTVQAPGGPVRAVVAAVSLAVFGILVSSVVTTPLILLDPLLANSPADASMASTTALLVFNFLGFIVAGAIYLWWTGRGWAWLDISWPTRRGWKYVGFGVVGAIGFYILLSVVTTVLGLSGSQNDVMRFIGDDPNMVLIMIGIVFLFNAPAEEFLFRNVVQKRLYASFDRLTAVVIASLVFAVIHVPSYALLSDGTVAPAGAIATSIASVFGGALIFGYLYAKSDNLLVPTIAHATFNAVQFGLLYLVLRYAPEELEAEPASVLELLAVLPW, encoded by the coding sequence ATGGCCTCGCACCAGTCCGGTTCGACCGTTCAGGCGCCCGGCGGGCCCGTTCGTGCGGTCGTCGCCGCGGTGTCGCTCGCGGTCTTCGGGATCCTCGTCTCGAGCGTGGTGACGACGCCGCTGATCCTGCTCGACCCGCTCCTGGCCAATTCACCGGCCGACGCCTCGATGGCGAGTACGACCGCGCTGCTCGTGTTCAACTTTCTCGGATTCATCGTCGCAGGTGCGATCTACCTCTGGTGGACCGGGCGCGGGTGGGCCTGGCTCGACATCTCGTGGCCGACCCGTCGCGGCTGGAAGTACGTCGGCTTCGGCGTCGTCGGCGCGATCGGCTTTTACATCCTCCTCAGTGTCGTCACGACGGTCCTCGGCCTCTCCGGGTCGCAGAACGACGTGATGCGCTTCATCGGCGACGATCCGAACATGGTCCTGATCATGATCGGGATCGTCTTTCTGTTCAACGCCCCGGCCGAGGAGTTCCTCTTCCGGAACGTGGTGCAAAAGCGCCTCTACGCGTCGTTCGACCGCCTGACCGCCGTCGTCATCGCGAGTCTCGTCTTCGCCGTCATCCACGTGCCCTCCTACGCGCTGCTCTCGGACGGCACGGTCGCCCCCGCCGGCGCGATCGCGACCTCGATCGCCAGCGTCTTCGGCGGCGCGCTCATCTTCGGCTACCTCTACGCGAAGTCGGACAACCTCCTCGTCCCCACGATCGCCCACGCGACGTTCAACGCCGTCCAGTTCGGCCTCCTCTACCTCGTCCTGCGCTACGCGCCGGAGGAACTCGAAGCCGAGCCCGCGTCCGTCCTCGAACTGCTGGCCGTCCTCCCGTGGTGA
- the hjc gene encoding Holliday junction resolvase Hjc, whose protein sequence is MSQAKGDRRERELVNRLDEAGFAVMRAPASGSATERELPDVLAGDGETFYAIEAKSSSGDPIYLTGEEVEALIYFARNFGAKPRIGARFDRESWYFFHPGDLHHTDGGNYRVKKETAISEGTDFEEFVGHSEKITLDEVDEDVGTNPDPEVVRVLTAVEQGVVDVEEAADMLK, encoded by the coding sequence ATGTCACAGGCGAAGGGTGACCGGCGCGAGCGCGAACTCGTCAACCGGCTCGACGAGGCCGGGTTCGCCGTCATGCGCGCACCCGCGAGCGGCTCGGCGACCGAGCGCGAACTGCCGGACGTGCTTGCCGGCGACGGCGAGACCTTCTACGCCATCGAGGCCAAGTCCAGCTCCGGCGACCCCATCTACCTCACCGGCGAGGAGGTCGAGGCCCTCATCTACTTCGCGCGGAACTTCGGCGCGAAACCCCGAATCGGCGCTCGCTTCGACCGCGAGTCGTGGTACTTCTTCCACCCCGGCGATCTCCACCACACCGACGGCGGCAACTACCGCGTGAAGAAGGAGACCGCGATATCCGAGGGAACCGACTTCGAGGAGTTCGTCGGCCACAGCGAGAAGATCACGCTCGACGAGGTGGACGAGGACGTCGGCACCAACCCCGATCCCGAGGTCGTCCGCGTGCTCACCGCCGTCGAACAGGGCGTCGTGGACGTCGAGGAGGCGGCCGATATGCTGAAGTAG